The proteins below come from a single Alligator mississippiensis isolate rAllMis1 chromosome 2, rAllMis1, whole genome shotgun sequence genomic window:
- the KBTBD4 gene encoding kelch repeat and BTB domain-containing protein 4 isoform X2 produces MKGGAADYWRSDLCSNMDSSEETGGSSTEENYFVNYTFTDRSHSGRVAQGIMKLCLEDELFADVTISVEGKEFQLHRLVLSAQSCFFRSMFTSNLKEAHNRVIELQDVSESVFQLLVDYIYHGTVKLRAEELQEMYEVADMYQLTALFEECSRFLARTVQVRNCLQVMWLADQHSDMELYTAAKHCAKSHLSQLQDTEEFLHLPLRLLTDILTDGVPCSQNPTVSIDTWINFNKEERAGFLETLQSSLKVIGENVHIYLIGKESSRTHSLAVSLHCADDDSISVSGQNSLCHQITAACKHGSDLYVVGGSIPRRMWKCNNATIDWEWCAPLPRDRLQHTLVSVPSKDAIYSLGGKTLQDTLSNAVIYYRVRDNVWTETSQLEVAVSGAAGVNLNGVIYLLGGEENDLDFFTKPSRLIQCYDTNTEKCHVKPYVLPFAGRMHAAVHKDLVFIVAEGDSLLCYNPLLDSFTRLCLPDAWSSVPSLWKIASCNGSIYVFRDRYKKGDANTFKLNPATSVVTVTSGIKVLLTNLQFVLA; encoded by the exons ATTACTGGAGGTCAGATCTGTGCAGCAATATGGACTCATCGGAGGAGACTGGGGGTTCCTCCACAGAAGAGAACTACTTTGTGAACTACACCTTCACTGACCGATCTCACTCAGGCCGTGTGGCCCAGGGCATTATGAAGCTGTGCCTGGAGGATGAGCTCTTTGCTGATGTCACAATATCGGTGGAAGGCAAAGAATTCCAGCTGCACCGGCTTGTCCTCTCAGCTCAGAGCTGCTTCTTTCGTTCCATGTTCACTTCTAATCTCAAGGAGGCCCACAACCGGGTGATTGAGCTGCAAGACGTTAGTGAGAGTGTCTTCCAGCTTCTTGTGGACTATATTTACCATGGAACAGTAAAGCTGAGGGCAGAGGAGCTACAGGAGATGTATGAAGTGGCAGACATGTACCAGCTGACTGCCCTTTTTGAGGAGTGCTCCCGTTTCCTAGCCCGCACAGTGCAGGTGAGAAACTGTCTGCAGGTCATGTGGCTGGCAGACCAACACAGTGACATGGAGCTCTACACAGCTGCCAAGCACTGTGCCAAGTCACACTTGTCACAGCTTCAGGACACAGAAGAGTTTCTTCACTTACCTCTCCGCCTCCTGACAGACATCCTCACAG ATGGTGTTCCATGTTCTCAGAATCCAACAGTTTCCATAGACACCTGGATCAACTTCAACAAAGAGGAGCGGGCAGGCTTCTTAGAGACGTTGCAATCCAGTCTGAAG GTGATTGGGGAAAATGTTCACATCTACCTGATTGGAAAGGAGTCATCTCGTACACATTCGCTTGCTGTTTCTCTGCACTGTGCTGATGATGATTCCATAAGTGTCAGTGGCCAGAATAGCCTATGTCACCAGATCACTGCAGCCTGCAAGCATGGCAGCGACCTATATGTTGTAGGTGGCTCCATTCCACGGCGCATGTGGAAATGTAACAATGCCACCATAGACTGGGAATGGTGTGCCCCTTTGCCCCGTGACCGGCTCCAGCACACCCTGGTCTCTGTGCCAAGTAAGGACGCTATCTATTCGCTAGGGGGGAAAACGCTGCAGGACACGCTTTCCAATGCTGTTATATACTACAGGGTGCGAGACAACGTGTGGACAGAGACCAGCCAGCTGGAAGTAGCTgtctctggggctgcaggggtaaACCTCAATGGTGTCATTTACCTGCTGGGTGGAGAGGAGAATGACCTAGACTTCTTTACCAAGCCCTCCCGACTCATTCAGTGTTATGACACcaacacagagaaatgccatGTGAAGCCCTATGTGTTACCCTTTGCAGGCCGCATGCATGCTGCTGTACACAAGGACCTGGTGTTCATTGTTGCAGAAGGGGACTCACTGCTATGCTATAATCCCCTACTGGATAGCTTCACTCGGCTGTGTCTGCCCGACGCTTGGAGCTCAGTACCATCCCTCTGGAAAATTGCCAGTTGTAATGGCAGCATATATGTCTTTCGAGATCGCTACAAAAAGGGAGATGCCAATACTTTCAAACTCAATCCAGCCACCTCTGTGGTTACAGTCACCAGTGGCATCAAAGTGCTGCTCACTAACTTGCAATTTGTGCTGGCTTGA
- the KBTBD4 gene encoding kelch repeat and BTB domain-containing protein 4 isoform X1 → MPGPGGRDYWRSDLCSNMDSSEETGGSSTEENYFVNYTFTDRSHSGRVAQGIMKLCLEDELFADVTISVEGKEFQLHRLVLSAQSCFFRSMFTSNLKEAHNRVIELQDVSESVFQLLVDYIYHGTVKLRAEELQEMYEVADMYQLTALFEECSRFLARTVQVRNCLQVMWLADQHSDMELYTAAKHCAKSHLSQLQDTEEFLHLPLRLLTDILTDGVPCSQNPTVSIDTWINFNKEERAGFLETLQSSLKVIGENVHIYLIGKESSRTHSLAVSLHCADDDSISVSGQNSLCHQITAACKHGSDLYVVGGSIPRRMWKCNNATIDWEWCAPLPRDRLQHTLVSVPSKDAIYSLGGKTLQDTLSNAVIYYRVRDNVWTETSQLEVAVSGAAGVNLNGVIYLLGGEENDLDFFTKPSRLIQCYDTNTEKCHVKPYVLPFAGRMHAAVHKDLVFIVAEGDSLLCYNPLLDSFTRLCLPDAWSSVPSLWKIASCNGSIYVFRDRYKKGDANTFKLNPATSVVTVTSGIKVLLTNLQFVLA, encoded by the exons ATTACTGGAGGTCAGATCTGTGCAGCAATATGGACTCATCGGAGGAGACTGGGGGTTCCTCCACAGAAGAGAACTACTTTGTGAACTACACCTTCACTGACCGATCTCACTCAGGCCGTGTGGCCCAGGGCATTATGAAGCTGTGCCTGGAGGATGAGCTCTTTGCTGATGTCACAATATCGGTGGAAGGCAAAGAATTCCAGCTGCACCGGCTTGTCCTCTCAGCTCAGAGCTGCTTCTTTCGTTCCATGTTCACTTCTAATCTCAAGGAGGCCCACAACCGGGTGATTGAGCTGCAAGACGTTAGTGAGAGTGTCTTCCAGCTTCTTGTGGACTATATTTACCATGGAACAGTAAAGCTGAGGGCAGAGGAGCTACAGGAGATGTATGAAGTGGCAGACATGTACCAGCTGACTGCCCTTTTTGAGGAGTGCTCCCGTTTCCTAGCCCGCACAGTGCAGGTGAGAAACTGTCTGCAGGTCATGTGGCTGGCAGACCAACACAGTGACATGGAGCTCTACACAGCTGCCAAGCACTGTGCCAAGTCACACTTGTCACAGCTTCAGGACACAGAAGAGTTTCTTCACTTACCTCTCCGCCTCCTGACAGACATCCTCACAG ATGGTGTTCCATGTTCTCAGAATCCAACAGTTTCCATAGACACCTGGATCAACTTCAACAAAGAGGAGCGGGCAGGCTTCTTAGAGACGTTGCAATCCAGTCTGAAG GTGATTGGGGAAAATGTTCACATCTACCTGATTGGAAAGGAGTCATCTCGTACACATTCGCTTGCTGTTTCTCTGCACTGTGCTGATGATGATTCCATAAGTGTCAGTGGCCAGAATAGCCTATGTCACCAGATCACTGCAGCCTGCAAGCATGGCAGCGACCTATATGTTGTAGGTGGCTCCATTCCACGGCGCATGTGGAAATGTAACAATGCCACCATAGACTGGGAATGGTGTGCCCCTTTGCCCCGTGACCGGCTCCAGCACACCCTGGTCTCTGTGCCAAGTAAGGACGCTATCTATTCGCTAGGGGGGAAAACGCTGCAGGACACGCTTTCCAATGCTGTTATATACTACAGGGTGCGAGACAACGTGTGGACAGAGACCAGCCAGCTGGAAGTAGCTgtctctggggctgcaggggtaaACCTCAATGGTGTCATTTACCTGCTGGGTGGAGAGGAGAATGACCTAGACTTCTTTACCAAGCCCTCCCGACTCATTCAGTGTTATGACACcaacacagagaaatgccatGTGAAGCCCTATGTGTTACCCTTTGCAGGCCGCATGCATGCTGCTGTACACAAGGACCTGGTGTTCATTGTTGCAGAAGGGGACTCACTGCTATGCTATAATCCCCTACTGGATAGCTTCACTCGGCTGTGTCTGCCCGACGCTTGGAGCTCAGTACCATCCCTCTGGAAAATTGCCAGTTGTAATGGCAGCATATATGTCTTTCGAGATCGCTACAAAAAGGGAGATGCCAATACTTTCAAACTCAATCCAGCCACCTCTGTGGTTACAGTCACCAGTGGCATCAAAGTGCTGCTCACTAACTTGCAATTTGTGCTGGCTTGA